The following coding sequences are from one Tepidamorphus gemmatus window:
- a CDS encoding type II secretion system protein GspD, with product MRGFSRLTLALPAAAALGGCVLTEAPRQIAADQATAQALSNDMVYSAGSRAVTVHERPKIAGDKVALRSQDELPALFQTPVVLAASGQTLDSILGTLSETSGMPMRITEFASDGGGSATASTGTSAQMAARLNKPLSVNWEGPLRGILDQLARDSGLYWRYDPGRRRVEFYLYETRHFAVSLPMGTRTVTGSISGAATGASGAQAAATGNIGVNVPSFTVDPYGAVARTIASMLLEEDQDVDVVDTAAQTGDSSGGASTSAAASSRRNSSRVVVSPEMAMVTVTAPPPSLARVASYLDAINAQYSRNLTIDLKVFDVTTSDEGGIYLSFDVLFRELGKYGLAVIGAPSVPLGSGTPGQIIFEVLDPNSRFEGSQMLARALATLGDVSVVTSGQVLAINGQPAPYQVADQVTYLASTSVSQSSTAIDPTLTTTLTPGTVVVGLTANFLPQILPDNRILLQYQLTMSSLRSLDTVSSGNSTIQTPNVFTQSLQQQAVLRDGQSVVLFGYAQDRSTADGNLSFSSGSKAATKTRTLRVIQLQVFGGGSNV from the coding sequence ATGCGCGGGTTTAGCCGCCTGACCCTGGCCCTGCCTGCAGCGGCCGCGCTCGGCGGCTGCGTGCTGACGGAGGCTCCCAGGCAGATCGCCGCTGACCAGGCGACGGCGCAGGCGCTGTCCAACGACATGGTGTACTCCGCCGGCTCGCGGGCGGTGACGGTGCACGAGCGGCCGAAGATCGCCGGCGACAAGGTGGCGCTGCGGTCGCAGGACGAGCTGCCGGCTCTGTTCCAGACCCCCGTCGTGCTGGCGGCGAGCGGACAAACGCTCGATTCGATCCTTGGGACCCTGTCGGAGACCTCCGGCATGCCGATGCGGATCACCGAATTCGCTTCCGATGGCGGCGGCAGCGCGACCGCCTCGACGGGCACCTCGGCACAGATGGCCGCGCGCCTCAACAAGCCCCTGTCGGTGAACTGGGAAGGTCCGCTGCGCGGCATTCTCGACCAGCTCGCGCGCGACAGCGGTCTCTACTGGCGCTACGACCCAGGTCGCAGGCGCGTCGAGTTCTATCTCTACGAGACCCGGCATTTCGCCGTCAGCCTGCCGATGGGTACGCGCACGGTGACGGGCTCAATCTCCGGCGCCGCGACCGGGGCTTCCGGAGCGCAGGCCGCTGCCACCGGCAACATCGGTGTCAATGTCCCGAGCTTCACCGTCGATCCCTACGGCGCGGTCGCCCGTACCATCGCCTCGATGCTGCTCGAGGAGGATCAGGACGTCGACGTCGTCGACACGGCGGCCCAGACCGGCGACAGCTCCGGCGGCGCGTCGACCAGTGCCGCGGCCAGCAGCCGACGCAACAGCAGCCGCGTCGTGGTGTCGCCGGAAATGGCGATGGTGACGGTAACTGCCCCGCCGCCGTCGCTGGCGCGTGTGGCCAGCTATCTGGACGCAATCAACGCACAGTATTCGCGCAACCTGACGATCGACCTCAAGGTGTTCGACGTCACGACCAGCGACGAGGGCGGCATCTACCTGTCGTTTGACGTGTTGTTCAGGGAGCTCGGCAAGTACGGACTTGCGGTGATCGGCGCTCCGTCGGTTCCGCTCGGCAGCGGCACGCCTGGCCAGATCATCTTCGAGGTGCTCGACCCAAACTCGCGCTTCGAAGGCTCGCAGATGCTGGCCCGTGCGCTCGCCACGCTCGGCGACGTTTCGGTGGTCACCTCAGGCCAGGTCCTCGCCATCAATGGCCAGCCGGCGCCATACCAGGTTGCGGACCAGGTTACCTACCTTGCCTCGACCTCCGTCTCGCAGTCCTCGACGGCGATCGACCCGACCCTGACCACGACGCTGACACCGGGCACGGTGGTAGTTGGGCTTACGGCAAACTTCCTGCCACAAATCCTTCCCGACAACCGCATCCTTCTGCAGTACCAGCTTACCATGTCGTCGCTGCGCTCGCTCGACACGGTCTCGAGCGGCAATTCCACCATCCAGACGCCGAACGTCTTCACCCAGTCGCTCCAGCAACAGGCGGTACTGCGCGATGGCCAGTCGGTGGTGCTGTTCGGCTATGCCCAGGACCGCAGCACGGCCGACGGCAACCTGTCATTCTCGAGCGGCAGCAAGGCCGCCACCAAGACCCGTACGCTGCGGGTGATCCAGCTGCAGGTGTTCGGCGGAGGCAGCAATGTCTGA
- a CDS encoding TcpQ domain-containing protein, whose protein sequence is MSGRVVGAVRVAAACVVAGCATQAPNVDAYVTDIGSGETVVVSPGWPSAVSLASPPLHQPPTWHLRRGAQLDQELQAWAREAGWTLLWRPDFSWRVAEDAVFAGSFEEAVQAVIAGLYADGEPVRLLLWLDNRVAEVVSDARV, encoded by the coding sequence TTGAGTGGGCGTGTTGTTGGTGCCGTGCGCGTTGCGGCGGCCTGCGTCGTGGCCGGCTGCGCGACGCAGGCTCCGAACGTGGATGCCTATGTCACCGATATCGGGTCGGGCGAGACGGTCGTCGTCTCTCCCGGTTGGCCTTCCGCCGTGTCCCTGGCATCGCCGCCCTTGCATCAGCCGCCGACCTGGCATCTGCGGCGCGGCGCCCAGCTCGATCAGGAACTGCAGGCGTGGGCGCGGGAGGCCGGCTGGACGCTGCTGTGGCGGCCGGATTTCTCCTGGCGCGTGGCCGAGGACGCGGTGTTCGCCGGATCGTTCGAGGAGGCGGTCCAGGCCGTGATCGCCGGCCTCTATGCCGACGGCGAGCCCGTTCGCCTGCTGCTGTGGCTGGACAACCGGGTCGCGGAGGTCGTCAGCGATGCGCGGGTTTAG
- a CDS encoding YqaA family protein, with translation MLRRLYDWTMSLAAHRQATRALAGVSFAESSFFPIPPDVLLIPMVIAERRRAWQFATVCTVASVLGGLLGWVIGAFLFETVAQPILQVYGYADKFTEFAARYNQWGAWIVFMAGLTPFPYKVITIASGATGLSLPIFIVASILSRGLRFFAVAGLLYWLGPPIRDFIERRLGLVFTAFVVLLLGGFVVARYMF, from the coding sequence ATGCTGCGCCGTCTCTATGACTGGACGATGAGCCTTGCCGCCCACCGGCAGGCGACCCGTGCGCTCGCCGGCGTTTCCTTCGCCGAGAGCTCGTTCTTTCCGATTCCGCCCGATGTCCTGCTGATCCCGATGGTCATCGCCGAGCGGCGCCGGGCCTGGCAGTTCGCCACCGTCTGCACCGTCGCCTCGGTCCTCGGCGGCCTGCTCGGCTGGGTGATCGGCGCCTTCCTCTTCGAGACGGTGGCCCAGCCGATCCTTCAGGTCTATGGCTACGCCGACAAGTTCACCGAGTTCGCGGCCCGCTACAACCAGTGGGGTGCCTGGATCGTCTTCATGGCCGGTCTGACCCCGTTTCCCTACAAGGTGATCACCATCGCCAGCGGCGCCACCGGCCTGTCGCTGCCGATCTTCATCGTCGCGAGCATCCTGTCGCGCGGTCTGCGCTTCTTCGCGGTCGCCGGCCTGCTCTACTGGCTCGGCCCGCCGATCCGCGACTTCATCGAGCGGCGCCTCGGCCTTGTGTTCACCGCATTCGTGGTGCTCCTGCTGGGCGGTTTCGTTGTCGCCCGCTACATGTTCTAG
- a CDS encoding disulfide bond formation protein B → MRAPAVSIPKSDPVRVAAILVVLVGTATIAGAWIFELMGYAPCPLCLDQRLPYYAGIPLAAVVLVTTRRAEGRRLPRALIGLVGLLFLYGASLAAYHAGVEWKLWAGPSDCAVGTGGPSATGGLLDSLNEAVLIRCDEPALLVFGLSLAAWNAVISLALSAVSLRAALLR, encoded by the coding sequence ATGAGAGCCCCTGCCGTGTCGATCCCGAAGTCCGATCCGGTCCGCGTCGCGGCGATCCTCGTAGTTCTTGTCGGCACCGCGACGATTGCCGGCGCGTGGATCTTCGAGCTGATGGGCTACGCGCCCTGCCCGCTGTGCCTCGACCAGCGCCTTCCCTACTACGCCGGCATCCCGCTCGCCGCCGTGGTGCTCGTCACGACACGCCGCGCAGAGGGCCGGCGGCTGCCGCGCGCGCTGATCGGCCTCGTCGGCCTCCTGTTCCTGTACGGGGCCAGTCTGGCGGCCTATCACGCCGGCGTCGAATGGAAGCTGTGGGCCGGTCCGAGCGACTGCGCGGTCGGCACCGGCGGTCCCTCGGCCACAGGCGGACTGCTCGACAGCCTGAACGAAGCCGTCCTGATCCGCTGTGACGAGCCGGCACTGCTCGTCTTTGGCCTGTCGTTGGCAGCCTGGAACGCGGTGATTTCGCTCGCCCTGTCGGCCGTGTCGCTCAGGGCCGCACTTCTGAGATAG
- a CDS encoding HNH endonuclease: MTVVSPEACPALVLNADFRPLSYFPLSLWSWQDTVKAVFLDRVNIVSEYDRTVRSPSFEIRLPSVVSLREYVRPAAYPAFTRFNVFLRDRFTCQYCGAQDDLTFDHLIPRSRGGQTVWENVVAACSPCNLRKGSHHPREVDMWPQQMPYRPTAFDLQKNGRLFPPNYLHESWLDYLYWDTELEP, encoded by the coding sequence TTGACGGTCGTCTCGCCCGAAGCCTGTCCCGCGCTCGTCCTCAATGCGGACTTTCGTCCGCTCAGCTATTTCCCGTTGTCGCTGTGGTCCTGGCAGGACACGGTGAAGGCGGTGTTCCTGGATCGGGTCAACATCGTGTCGGAGTATGATCGGACTGTCCGAAGTCCGAGCTTCGAGATACGCCTGCCCAGCGTCGTCTCGCTGCGCGAATATGTCCGACCCGCCGCCTATCCCGCCTTCACCCGCTTCAACGTCTTTCTCCGCGACCGCTTCACCTGCCAGTATTGTGGTGCGCAGGACGATCTCACCTTCGATCATCTGATCCCGCGCTCGCGCGGCGGCCAGACCGTCTGGGAGAATGTCGTCGCGGCCTGCTCGCCCTGCAATCTGCGCAAGGGCAGCCACCATCCGCGTGAGGTGGACATGTGGCCGCAGCAGATGCCGTATCGGCCGACGGCCTTCGATCTTCAGAAGAACGGCCGGCTGTTCCCGCCGAACTATCTGCACGAAAGCTGGCTCGACTATCTGTACTGGGATACCGAGCTCGAACCGTAG
- a CDS encoding DNA-3-methyladenine glycosylase family protein: MQAPRPERLDTPGALEAALDALADRDDLIARLRAAVDPPVLRRYPAGLAGLARIVVGQQVSTASAEAIWTRLSAQVDPLDPAAWRQTGEAALRAAGLSRPKIGTLMALADAIASGGLDLGRLDRLDAETARAELCRIRGIGPWTAEVYLMFCLGHADSWPAGDVALQHAAAVAIGLPGRPDARALARLGERWRPWRSAAAHLLWAYYRALRGRAGVSA, encoded by the coding sequence ATGCAGGCTCCCCGACCTGAACGCCTCGACACGCCCGGCGCTCTCGAGGCAGCGCTCGATGCGCTCGCCGACCGCGACGACCTGATCGCGCGGCTGCGCGCGGCGGTCGATCCGCCGGTGCTGCGCCGGTATCCCGCCGGCCTGGCCGGGCTGGCGCGCATCGTCGTCGGCCAGCAGGTCTCGACGGCGAGCGCCGAGGCAATCTGGACGAGGCTGTCGGCCCAGGTCGATCCGCTCGATCCGGCGGCATGGCGGCAGACCGGTGAGGCGGCGCTGCGCGCGGCCGGCCTGTCGCGCCCCAAGATCGGTACGCTGATGGCCTTGGCGGACGCGATCGCGTCCGGCGGGCTAGATCTGGGCCGATTGGATCGGCTCGACGCCGAGACGGCCCGGGCCGAACTGTGCCGGATCCGCGGGATCGGCCCCTGGACCGCGGAGGTCTATCTGATGTTCTGCCTCGGCCATGCCGACAGCTGGCCGGCGGGCGATGTCGCCCTGCAACATGCGGCCGCGGTGGCCATCGGCCTGCCGGGGCGGCCCGATGCGCGCGCGCTGGCAAGGCTCGGCGAACGATGGCGTCCATGGCGCAGTGCCGCCGCGCATCTGCTGTGGGCCTACTATCGCGCGCTACGCGGCCGGGCGGGCGTTTCGGCCTGA
- the gluQRS gene encoding tRNA glutamyl-Q(34) synthetase GluQRS encodes MAEIPILRFAPSPNGELHLGHALSALLAHGAADRLGGRFLLRLEDIDRDRCRPVYEAGILRDLAWLGLTWEQPVRRQSEHFDDYRAAAARLADMGLLFACSCSRAKIAAAVAEREAQGIIWPRDPDGAPLYPGTCRAVRADRAAIGRAEAGEVALRLDIARALATIPDSLSWSEHGEAFYRDAFDLSSRGARISADPAAWGDVVICRKGSPTSYHLAVVVDDALQGITHVTRGRDLYWATSVHRLLQVLLGLPAPAYAHHRLLTGPDGLKLAKSRRDLSLRALREAGHSPRDIRRMAGLPADR; translated from the coding sequence ATGGCCGAGATCCCGATCCTGCGTTTCGCGCCCAGTCCGAACGGCGAGCTGCATCTCGGCCATGCGCTGTCGGCCCTGCTGGCGCACGGGGCCGCCGACCGGCTCGGCGGCAGGTTCCTCTTGCGACTCGAGGACATCGATCGCGACCGCTGCCGTCCGGTCTACGAAGCCGGCATCCTGCGCGACCTCGCCTGGCTCGGACTGACCTGGGAGCAGCCGGTGCGCCGCCAGTCCGAGCATTTCGACGACTATCGCGCCGCCGCAGCGCGCCTCGCAGACATGGGTCTGCTGTTCGCCTGCAGCTGCTCGCGCGCCAAGATCGCCGCCGCGGTCGCCGAGCGGGAGGCGCAGGGCATCATCTGGCCGCGCGACCCGGACGGCGCCCCGCTCTATCCGGGCACCTGCCGCGCCGTCCGCGCCGACCGGGCCGCGATCGGCCGGGCCGAAGCGGGCGAGGTCGCCCTGCGACTCGACATCGCCCGCGCGCTCGCCACCATCCCCGACAGCCTCAGCTGGTCCGAGCATGGCGAGGCGTTCTATCGTGACGCATTCGACCTTTCGAGCCGCGGCGCGCGCATCAGCGCCGATCCCGCAGCCTGGGGCGACGTGGTCATCTGCCGGAAGGGGTCACCGACCAGTTATCATCTCGCCGTGGTCGTCGACGATGCGCTGCAGGGAATCACCCATGTGACGCGCGGCCGCGATCTGTATTGGGCGACGTCTGTCCACCGGCTGCTGCAGGTGCTGCTCGGACTTCCGGCGCCGGCCTACGCCCACCACCGGCTGCTGACCGGCCCCGACGGGCTGAAGCTGGCGAAGAGCCGGCGCGACCTCTCGCTGAGGGCACTGCGCGAGGCCGGCCACAGCCCCCGCGACATCCGCCGGATGGCAGGCCTGCCGGCGGACCGCTAG
- a CDS encoding AEC family transporter yields the protein MSDTLLQIAYIVLPVFGLMGLGLGSAWTGYLSESVGEALGDFVFLVALPLLLFRTLATAEMPDQSPWPLWISYFGGLAVAWIVADQMIRRMFGRDFKAGVIAGVSAGFSNAVLFGVPLVFTAFGEAGAVPLLLVVAVQLPVMMTVGTILIEQAARRDGSHMGPISLRSIAGSVAYNLIRNPLIIGVLAGLAWRFAAFPYDGIPAVIVDRLSAAALPCALFALGMSLRRYGIRGHVLPGVLLAGLKLIVMPAIVWLLVAKVFGLPPLWTTVVTVVSACPTGVNAWLIANRFRTGHAIAANTISISAAASLLTMSFWLAVLGV from the coding sequence GTGAGCGACACACTCCTCCAGATCGCCTACATTGTCCTGCCGGTGTTCGGGCTGATGGGCCTCGGGCTCGGTTCGGCGTGGACGGGCTATCTGTCGGAAAGCGTCGGCGAGGCGCTCGGCGATTTCGTCTTCCTGGTGGCGTTGCCGCTGTTGCTGTTCCGGACACTGGCGACGGCGGAAATGCCCGACCAGTCGCCCTGGCCGCTGTGGATCAGCTATTTCGGAGGACTGGCCGTGGCATGGATCGTCGCGGACCAGATGATCCGTCGAATGTTCGGGCGCGACTTCAAGGCCGGTGTGATCGCCGGCGTCTCCGCCGGGTTCTCTAATGCGGTGCTGTTCGGTGTGCCGCTGGTCTTCACGGCCTTCGGCGAGGCGGGGGCGGTGCCGCTGCTGCTGGTGGTTGCAGTGCAGCTTCCTGTGATGATGACGGTCGGAACGATCCTCATCGAGCAGGCCGCACGGCGCGACGGCAGCCACATGGGACCGATCTCGCTGCGCTCGATTGCCGGCTCGGTCGCCTACAACCTGATCCGCAATCCATTGATCATCGGCGTCCTGGCCGGGCTCGCCTGGCGATTCGCCGCGTTTCCTTACGATGGCATACCCGCGGTGATCGTCGATCGGCTGTCGGCGGCGGCGTTGCCCTGCGCTCTGTTCGCGCTCGGCATGAGCCTGCGCAGATACGGCATCCGCGGCCATGTGCTGCCCGGCGTGCTGCTCGCCGGGCTGAAGCTGATCGTGATGCCGGCCATCGTCTGGTTGCTGGTGGCAAAGGTGTTCGGGCTGCCGCCGCTGTGGACCACGGTGGTCACGGTCGTCTCCGCCTGTCCGACCGGGGTCAACGCCTGGCTGATCGCCAACCGGTTCCGCACCGGCCACGCGATCGCCGCCAACACCATCTCGATCAGCGCTGCGGCGTCGCTGCTGACGATGTCGTTCTGGCTGGCGGTCCTCGGCGTCTAG
- a CDS encoding response regulator, which produces MAFGDSGKDDAAGLDALAELAAARRNKLRHDDLAVALADLSPRADGGATQTAAPVAGIDYPRPRVLLVEDNPVNRLLVGVLLDRLGLEHVAVGCGEEAILRMAREPFDAILLDVAMDGLAGLALAKALGDLGGDGLPPLVALGRANLDEDFLQAAGFAAVADAPLDTRRLARALIAALEKQLSEHIGG; this is translated from the coding sequence GTGGCATTCGGCGACTCCGGCAAGGACGACGCAGCGGGCCTCGATGCGCTGGCCGAGCTGGCGGCTGCGCGCCGCAACAAGCTCCGCCATGACGACCTTGCCGTCGCCCTAGCCGACCTGAGCCCGCGCGCGGATGGCGGCGCGACGCAGACCGCCGCGCCGGTTGCGGGCATCGACTATCCGCGACCCCGGGTGCTGCTCGTCGAGGACAATCCGGTCAATCGCCTGCTGGTTGGCGTCCTGCTGGACCGGCTCGGTCTGGAGCATGTCGCGGTGGGGTGCGGCGAGGAGGCGATCCTGCGCATGGCCCGGGAACCGTTCGACGCGATCCTCCTCGATGTCGCCATGGACGGCCTGGCGGGTCTCGCTCTGGCGAAGGCGCTCGGCGATCTCGGCGGGGACGGCCTGCCGCCGCTGGTCGCGCTCGGCCGCGCCAATCTCGACGAGGATTTCCTGCAGGCGGCGGGCTTTGCGGCGGTCGCCGACGCACCGCTCGACACCCGCCGGCTCGCGCGCGCCCTGATCGCTGCGCTCGAGAAGCAGCTTTCCGAACATATCGGCGGTTAG